The Daucus carota subsp. sativus chromosome 2, DH1 v3.0, whole genome shotgun sequence genome includes a window with the following:
- the LOC108206793 gene encoding uncharacterized protein LOC108206793: protein MAVPLTGTKLVSTIPFVVLLFLASHNLVAAHNSCTQRPLICEFDQAKRKISQLESVLEDRMHDLDVKSQHLGEYTKQLEEINHEIDHLQSVLLILKDDPSHADKRLALLEEEVRTLWDVSRTNNFDLHTLELKAQDAEERLDTVASKAQKMADIVTEQWIQVQRLEQALQMAQMRTWKAKWQLRFTRCTYFKFFNNLFGGHFEKLMRVLDPNLYENWSAPDSYLSQVTHQLKRIFAAAKYHHHQLQGYIKKEMEGNEFTAAFANNEVVFVIASALITFPILSAWMFLTS, encoded by the exons ATGGCGGTTCCATTAACCGGTACTAAACTTGTCTCGACGATCCCttttgttgttttattatttCTCGCTTCACACAATCTAGTAGCTGCTCACAACTCATGTACTCAACGCCCGTTGATCTGCGAATTCGACCAAGCCAAGCGTAAAATCTCACAATTAG AATCTGTCCTTGAAGACCGCATGCATGATTTAGATGTTAAGAGCCAACATCTTGGAGAATATACAAAGCAGCTGGAGGAGATTAATCATGAGATTGATCATCTACAATCTGTTTTGCTTATTTTGAAG GATGATCCATCTCATGCAGACAAAAGACTTGCACTACTTGAAGAAGAG GTTCGAACTCTCTGGGACGTTTCAAGAACAAATAACTTTGATCTCCATACTCTAGAGCTTAAAGCACAAGATGCTGAGGAAAGATTAGATACAGTTGCGTCAAAAGCTCAAAAG ATGGCTGACATTGTGACTGAACAGTGGATTCAAGTTCAGCGGCTTGAACAGGCTCTTCAGATGGCACAA ATGAGAACCTGGAAGGCCAAGTGGCAACTAAGATTTACAAGATGCACATATTTCAAG TTTTTCAATAACCTTTTTGGAGGCCATTTCGAAAAGTTGATGAGGGTGCTGGATCCAAACTTATATGAGAATTGGTCTGCACCAGATTCTTACTTGTCTCAAGTAACGCATCAGTTGAAAAGAATATTTGCAGCAGCAAAGTATCATCACCACCAG TTGCAAGGCTATATTAAGAAAGAAATGGAAGGAAATGAATTCACTGCAGCTTTTGCAAATAACGAGGTGGTATTTGTCATT GCATCTGCTCTGATCACTTTCCCTATACTGAGTGCCTGGATGTTCCTCACATCATAA
- the LOC108206212 gene encoding rust resistance kinase Lr10 isoform X1, with amino-acid sequence MGFVFVHLILVFSVIGVVAAGGEECRPMRCSSHGPEIWFPFQLKGRQPEHCGLPGLQVSCRRGKALMEVHYLENTSLSGIQLLTSQEVHVVYIGYQYQDIEYRIISTTLKLVSTSSSSSFSIAPFPPESKITSFNSKATCVSCSSRYATELYPPPKMVTMVGGQDFPINCFSNSLNVSELSLTSCTIVFTSSLPPEYLGPVSEGYVTSWSIPNCTRCEANGNYCKVIKYINFLNNTAPPDYRTTCVSRAVPHQDSVKPIAGIIPGVALVVLILIALLYYVNRARRQKKYDDLKIEMFLANYQAMKPTRYSYADIKKITSNFSEKLGQGGYGSVYKGQITSEIIVAVKVLNSDPNADGEDFINEVGTIGRIYHVNVVRLVGYCADGCNRALIYEFQPNDSLEKFKYSGRNHNNFLGWEKMQGIALGIARGIEYLHQGCAQQILHFDIKPNNILLDSNYNPKISDFGLAKLCSRDQSLVSMTMARGTIGYIAPEVFSRNFGKVSSKSDVYSFGMLLLEMVGSRNNTAVKNDTETYFPEWIYHHLEEGGEVAIQIEKEEDSNIAKKLTIVGLWCIGWHPVDRPSMKRVINMLESQECPAMPPNPFGTSSVRSFATDLEAISDSE; translated from the exons ATGGGATTTGTATTTGTTCATCTGATACTAGTGTTTTCAGTAATAGGAGTCGTAGCAGCAGGAGGTGAGGAGTGCAGACCGATGAGATGCTCCAGTCATGGTCCAGAAATTTGGTTCCCGTTTCAGCTCAAAGGCCGGCAGCCTGAGCACTGTGGCCTCCCTGGTTTACAAGTTTCTTGTCGCAGAGGAAAGGCTTTAATGGAGGTACACTATCTTGAAAACACATCCCTTTCAGGAATCCAGCTTTTAACTTCTCAAGAGGTACATGTCGTATACATCGGTTATCAATATCAAGACATAGAGTATAGGATTATTAGCACCACTCTAAAACTTGTTTCCACCTCAAGTTCATCGTCATTTTCCATAGCTCCTTTTCCCCCTGAAAGCAAGATCACTAGCTTTAATTCAAAAGCTACATGTGTCAGTTGTTCCTCAAGATATGCAACAGAGCTTTACCCGCCCCCCAAAATGGTCACTATGGTCGGCGGGCAAGATTTCCCAATTAACTGTTTTTCCAACTCCTTAAACGTTAGTGAACTATCCCTAACCTCCTGCACCATAGTTTTTACTTCTTCACTCCCGCCAGAGTATCTTGGACCAGTTTCCGAAGGATATGTGACCTCCTGGTCAATTCCGAATTGTACAAGATGTGAAGCCAATGGAAACTACTGTAAAGTGATCAAGTATATTAACTTTCTTAATAACACCGCACCACCTGATTACAGAACTACATGTGTAAGCAGAG CAGTTCCGCATCAGGATTCAGTCAAGCCTATTGCAGGTATAATCCCAGGTGTTGCTCTTGTTGTGCTTATCCTCATAGCTTTACTGTATTATGTAAACCGAGCACGCAGACAAAAGAAATATGATGATTTGAAAATCGAAATGTTTCTGGCGAATTACCAAGCCATGAAGCCGACACGATACTCCTACGCTGATATCAAGAAAATCACCAGCAACTTCAGTGAAAAATTAGGACAAGGAGGTTATGGATCCGTCTACAAAGGTCAAATTACAAGTGAAATTATTGTAGCAGTTAAGGTCCTAAATAGTGACCCAAACGCTGACGGGGAAGATTTCATCAATGAAGTGGGAACTATTGGACGGATCTATCATGTTAATGTGGTTCGCTTGGTGGGGTATTGTGCTGATGGCTGCAACCGAGCTCTTATATACGAGTTCCAACCTAATGATTCTCTAGAAAAGTTCAAATACTCTGGTCGAAATCACAACAATTTCCTAGGCTGGGAGAAGATGCAAGGAATCGCTCTAGGCATAGCTAGAGGAATTGAATATCTTCATCAAGGGTGTGCTCAACAGATCCTGCATTTTGACATCAAACCTAATAATATCCTCTTGGACAGTAACTATAATCCCAAAATTTCTGATTTTGGTTTAGCCAAGTTGTGTTCCAGGGACCAGAGTCTTGTGTCTATGACAATGGCCAGGGGGACCATTGGCTATATTGCACCTGAAGTATTTTCTAGAAATTTCGGAAAGGTGTCATCCAAATCAGATGTATATAGTTTTGGTATGTTATTGCTTGAAATGGTAGGATCAAGGAACAACACCGCGGTAAAAAACGACACTGAAACTTACTTTCCTGAATGGATTTATCATCATCTGGAGGAAGGTGGAGAAGTGGCAATCCaaatagaaaaagaagaagattcaAATATAGCAAAAAAGCTAACAATTGTGGGACTATGGTGCATAGGGTGGCATCCGGTGGACAGACCATCAATGAAACGTGTTATCAATATGCTAGAAAGTCAAGAATGTCCGGCAATGCCCCCTAATCCTTTCGGAACATCAAGCGTTAGGTCCTTTGCAACTGATCTCGAAGCCATTTCTGATTCTGAGTGA
- the LOC108209002 gene encoding uncharacterized protein LOC108209002, whose translation MITHNTMASHEILMPNGWPLGLENMSTKLVLAPADSSSQATEAASEPSSTCHVPSYSFSSFASSGLDTESTASFFIDQSVTLGRLIGMNPIPGKSRASQTGHEMKVEQESGDIICVNGDKEMFRGICVPLLQNIMVLRSKSKGSSRY comes from the exons ATGATTACACATAACACAA TGGCTTCTCATGAAATTTTGATGCCGAATGGATGGCCTCTAGGGCTCGAAAACATGAGCACCAAGTTAGTACTTGCACCTGCAGATAGCTCATCACAGGCAACAGAGGCTGCATCCGAGCCAAGTTCGACATGTCACGTGCCATCGTATAGTTTCTCATCATTTGCATCTTCTGGTCTGGACACCGAG TCTACAGCATCATTTTTCATCGACCAAAGTGTGACATTAGGCCGGTTAATTGGGATGAATCCCATACCAGGAAAGAGTCGTGCTTCACAAACAGGACATGAGATGAAAGTGGAACAAGAATCGGGTGATATCATCTGTGTTAATGGAGATAAGGAAATGTTTAGGGGAATATGTGTTCCATTGTTGCAGAATATTATGGTGTTGAGAAGCAAGAGCAAGGGCAGTTCTAGATACTGA
- the LOC108209000 gene encoding protein E6: MASSTTFSYFLLLALLAASLHVHARDSQFFSKVTSNNIPKEVLPTKQQEPLNKQEQEPNFVPLNQQNPGGYGLNGHESGQLPPTTENLPYRTQTENSYNKESNPNLVDGLYYNNDANVNTESYSSSNNGDQFRNNEAYVTNQQGMSDTRFMENAYTTPITSNNNGDRYYNNDAYVTKPQGMNNNNNDNNYNGENMYNNREHDIGEAKLGVTNGNNYNNGGNMYENEKNGMSDTRVMENGRYYYDLNTEKNYNLNNYNNNLNENSRSFNSRNEYANNRGNYRNSFKGQNGNNENFMEGYNGNQEEFQEVRDEQFMP, encoded by the coding sequence ATGGCTTCCTCTACCACCTTCTCTTATTTCCTCCTCCTTGCCCTCTTAGCTGCTTCTCTTCATGTTCATGCAAGAGATAGTCAGTTCTTTAGCAAAGTCACAAGTAACAACATTCCCAAAGAAGTTCTCCCAACAAAACAACAAGAGCCTTTGAACAAACAAGAGCAAGAGCCGAATTTTGTCCCACTAAACCAGCAAAACCCGGGGGGCTATGGCCTTAACGGTCACGAGTCCGGCCAGCTTCCCCCCACCACTGAGAACCTCCCTTACAGAACCCAAACAGAAAATTCTTACAACAAAGAAAGCAACCCTAATTTAGTTGATGGCCTATACTACAACAATGATGCCAATGTGAATACAGAGTCTTACTCTAGTTCAAACAATGGTGATCAGTTCCGCAACAATGAGGCTTATGTTACTAATCAACAAGGCATGAGTGACACAAGGTTCATGGAGAATGCCTACACCACTCCGATCACAAGCAACAACAATGGTGATCGGTACTACAACAATGATGCCTATGTTACGAAGCCACAAGGCatgaacaacaacaacaacgaCAACAATTACAATGGTGAGAATATGTACAACAATAGGGAGCATGACATTGGAGAAGCAAAGCTAGGTGTGACTAATGGCAACAATTACAACAATGGAGGCAACATGTATGAAAATGAGAAAAATGGAATGAGCGACACAAGGGTCATGGAGAACGGAAGGTATTACTATGACCTTAACACCGAAAAGAATTACAATCTTAATAATTACAACAATAATCTCAACGAGAATTCAAGATCCTTCAACTCGAGAAATGAGTATGCCAACAACAGAGGCAATTACCGGAACTCGTTTAAAGGGCAAAACGGAAACAATGAGAATTTCATGGAAGGCTACAATGGGAACCAAGAGGAGTTTCAGGAGGTCCGAGATGAGCAGTTCATGCCTTGA
- the LOC108208254 gene encoding LEAF RUST 10 DISEASE-RESISTANCE LOCUS RECEPTOR-LIKE PROTEIN KINASE-like 2.1, protein MHNLLTQLTIDHQGRILTMALRLTEKENNMRRKILPSVSPISTKHSLLFIFIFTIIVSSLSSYCCEAAASPSSCGNIRNISCPFKLQGDRQKCDSSFFTQELSCRNNRTILYLLPDKLLYYVQSINYDNLSIRIVDPGVRKNNPSSRPLRSLTEEDLQQSAYRAVFYEDGSISGTGPMLSLSELNQPIAMIECPSPVTSNRYINTTSPTSSYTSSVFGKDYIYAYAYMVVGFIPISELKVNCRISKLAWVSLRAPSRPSISSNMSAIHDAMLYGFEIPWSYFYCLKCDATLSGEDSCDTQNRDYHHWACKNYDSHCNVGHLSSYNLTISCIRKNIHDIVTSRKNQRAIGIYFGVRFFLGLLLLLAVVAYRARRRHLSMYNTIEDFLQAQNNLMPIRYAYSDIKKMTNNFGDKLGEGGFGTVYKGKLRSGLFVAVKILGKSSSTGQEFINEVATSGRIHHVNVVELLGFCFEGSKRALIYEFMPNGSLEKYIFCKEGTEEEIASLSWIKMYDISCKVASGIDYLHRGCDMQILHFDIKPHNILLDKNFNPIISDFGLAKSYATDDSIVTLTAARGTMGYMAPEMFYKNIGGISYKADVYSFGMLLMEMAGRRKNSNPFVDHVSQVHFPSWVYNQFSEGKELEMEDVTQEERKLVKKMIIVALWCIQMKPSDRPPMNKVIEMLEGPVEHLVMPPKPFLYTKEDPAEIKSSSTQSFLKSLQTEE, encoded by the exons ATGCACAACTTGTTGACCCAACTTACTATAGATCACCAAGGTAGAATACTAACTATGGCTCTGCGCCTAACTGAAAAGGAGAACAATATGAGAAGGAAGATTTTGCCATCTGTATCTCCAATCTCCACAAAACACTCATTGTTGTTCATATTCATTTTTACAATAATAGtctcttctttaagctcatACTGCTGCGAAGCTGCTGCATCTCCTTCTTCTTGCGGTAATATTCGAAACATAAGCTGTCCTTTCAAACTGCAAGGTGATCGTCAGAAATGCGATTCTTCTTTCTTCACCCAGGAGCTGTCCTGCCGCAATAATCGTACCATCTTATATTTGCTTCCAGATAAGCTCCTATATTATGTCCAGAGTATAAACTATGATAATCTTTCGATTAGGATCGTTGATCCAGGCGTTCGAAAGAATAACCCTTCTTCTCGTCCGCTTCGTTCGTTGACAGAAGAAGACCTACAGCAATCCGCTTATCGTGCTGTATTTTACGAGGATGGCAGTATCTCAGGAACCGGACCAATGCTCTCCTTAAGCGAGCTTAATCAGCCTATTGCAATGATAGAATGTCCGTCTCCTGTAACTTCTAATCGTTACATCAATACAACTTCACCAACTTCTTCGTATACCTCTTCAGTGTTCGGGAAGGATTATATCTACGCTTATGCTTATATGGTGGTTGGATTTATACCTATATCCGAATTGAAGGTTAATTGCAGGATTAGCAAGTTAGCTTGGGTCTCACTACGAGCGCCTTCTAGACCCTCAATTTCATCCAATATGTCTGCAATTCACGATGCAATGCTTTATGGATTTGAAATTCCCTGGAGTTACTTCTACTGCCTGAAGTGTGATGCAACCCTGTCCGGAGAGGATTCATGTGATACCCAAAATCGCGATTATCATCACTGGGCTTGCAAAAATTACGACTCACACTGCAACGTCGGTCATCTAAGCTCTTACAATCTTACAATTTCGT GCATCCGTAAAAATATACATGACATCGTAACAA GCCGGAAAAATCAAAGGGCCATTG GAATATATTTTGGTGTAAGATTCTTTTTAGGATTACTACTATTGCTCGCTGTGGTGGCTTATAGAGCTAGAAGAAGGCATTTATCAATGTATAACACCATTGAGGATTTTCTTCAAGCTCAAAACAACTTGATGCCTATAAGGTATGCGTACTCTGATATTAAGAAGATGACCAATAATTTTGGAGATAAACTGGGTGAAGGAGGTTTTGGCACCGTATATAAAGGAAAGCTTCGCAGTGGTCTTTTTGTGGCAGTAAAGATACTGGGCAAGTCTTCATCAACTGGCCAAGAATTCATTAATGAAGTTGCTACCAGTGGAAGAATTCATCATGTCAATGTGGTGGAACTCCTTGGCTTTTGTTTTGAAGGTTCCAAGCGTGCTCTAATTTATGAGTTCATGCCTAATGGATCTTTAGAGAAATACATTTTCTGTAAGGAAGGAACAGAAGAAGAAATTGCTTCCTTGAGTTGGATAAAGATGTACGATATTTCCTGCAAGGTAGCAAGTGGAATTGACTACTTACATCGAGGTTGTGACATGCAAATTTTGCATTTTGACATCAAACCTCACAACATTCTCCTCGATAAGAATTTCAATCCAATTATTTCGGATTTCGGGCTTGCAAAATCATATGCCACCGACGATAGCATTGTGACTCTTACTGCAGCAAGAGGTACAATGGGCTACATGGCTCCAGAAatgttttacaaaaatattggtGGAATTTCATACAAAGCAGATGTTTATAGTTTTGGAATGTTGCTCATGGAGATGGCTGGTCGAAGGAAAAATTCAAATCCATTTGTGGATCATGTTAGCCAGGTTCACTTCCCGTCGTGGGTATACAACCAATTTAGCGAAGGTAAAGAGCTTGAGATGGAAGATGTTACCCAGGAAGAACGGAAGTTGGTGAAGAAGATGATAATAGTAGCATTGTGGTGTATACAAATGAAACCGAGTGACCGTCCTCCAATGAACAAAGTTATTGAAATGCTAGAAGGACCTGTTGAACACTTGGTAATGCCTCCTAAACCATTTTTATATACAAAAGAAGATCCGGCAGAGATAAAGAGCAGCTCAACTCAATCTTTCCTCAAGTCACTGCAAACTGAGGAATAA
- the LOC108206212 gene encoding rust resistance kinase Lr10 isoform X2, translating to MGFVFVHLILVFSVIGVVAAGGEECRPMRCSSHGPEIWFPFQLKGRQPEHCGLPGLQVSCRRGKALMEVHYLENTSLSGIQLLTSQEVHVVYIGYQYQDIEYRIISTTLKLVSTSSSSSFSIAPFPPESKITSFNSKATCVSCSSRYATELYPPPKMVTMVGGQDFPINCFSNSLNVSELSLTSCTIVFTSSLPPEYLGPVSEGYVTSWSIPNCTRCEANGNYCKVIKYINFLNNTAPPDYRTTCVSRVPHQDSVKPIAGIIPGVALVVLILIALLYYVNRARRQKKYDDLKIEMFLANYQAMKPTRYSYADIKKITSNFSEKLGQGGYGSVYKGQITSEIIVAVKVLNSDPNADGEDFINEVGTIGRIYHVNVVRLVGYCADGCNRALIYEFQPNDSLEKFKYSGRNHNNFLGWEKMQGIALGIARGIEYLHQGCAQQILHFDIKPNNILLDSNYNPKISDFGLAKLCSRDQSLVSMTMARGTIGYIAPEVFSRNFGKVSSKSDVYSFGMLLLEMVGSRNNTAVKNDTETYFPEWIYHHLEEGGEVAIQIEKEEDSNIAKKLTIVGLWCIGWHPVDRPSMKRVINMLESQECPAMPPNPFGTSSVRSFATDLEAISDSE from the exons ATGGGATTTGTATTTGTTCATCTGATACTAGTGTTTTCAGTAATAGGAGTCGTAGCAGCAGGAGGTGAGGAGTGCAGACCGATGAGATGCTCCAGTCATGGTCCAGAAATTTGGTTCCCGTTTCAGCTCAAAGGCCGGCAGCCTGAGCACTGTGGCCTCCCTGGTTTACAAGTTTCTTGTCGCAGAGGAAAGGCTTTAATGGAGGTACACTATCTTGAAAACACATCCCTTTCAGGAATCCAGCTTTTAACTTCTCAAGAGGTACATGTCGTATACATCGGTTATCAATATCAAGACATAGAGTATAGGATTATTAGCACCACTCTAAAACTTGTTTCCACCTCAAGTTCATCGTCATTTTCCATAGCTCCTTTTCCCCCTGAAAGCAAGATCACTAGCTTTAATTCAAAAGCTACATGTGTCAGTTGTTCCTCAAGATATGCAACAGAGCTTTACCCGCCCCCCAAAATGGTCACTATGGTCGGCGGGCAAGATTTCCCAATTAACTGTTTTTCCAACTCCTTAAACGTTAGTGAACTATCCCTAACCTCCTGCACCATAGTTTTTACTTCTTCACTCCCGCCAGAGTATCTTGGACCAGTTTCCGAAGGATATGTGACCTCCTGGTCAATTCCGAATTGTACAAGATGTGAAGCCAATGGAAACTACTGTAAAGTGATCAAGTATATTAACTTTCTTAATAACACCGCACCACCTGATTACAGAACTACATGTGTAAGCAGAG TTCCGCATCAGGATTCAGTCAAGCCTATTGCAGGTATAATCCCAGGTGTTGCTCTTGTTGTGCTTATCCTCATAGCTTTACTGTATTATGTAAACCGAGCACGCAGACAAAAGAAATATGATGATTTGAAAATCGAAATGTTTCTGGCGAATTACCAAGCCATGAAGCCGACACGATACTCCTACGCTGATATCAAGAAAATCACCAGCAACTTCAGTGAAAAATTAGGACAAGGAGGTTATGGATCCGTCTACAAAGGTCAAATTACAAGTGAAATTATTGTAGCAGTTAAGGTCCTAAATAGTGACCCAAACGCTGACGGGGAAGATTTCATCAATGAAGTGGGAACTATTGGACGGATCTATCATGTTAATGTGGTTCGCTTGGTGGGGTATTGTGCTGATGGCTGCAACCGAGCTCTTATATACGAGTTCCAACCTAATGATTCTCTAGAAAAGTTCAAATACTCTGGTCGAAATCACAACAATTTCCTAGGCTGGGAGAAGATGCAAGGAATCGCTCTAGGCATAGCTAGAGGAATTGAATATCTTCATCAAGGGTGTGCTCAACAGATCCTGCATTTTGACATCAAACCTAATAATATCCTCTTGGACAGTAACTATAATCCCAAAATTTCTGATTTTGGTTTAGCCAAGTTGTGTTCCAGGGACCAGAGTCTTGTGTCTATGACAATGGCCAGGGGGACCATTGGCTATATTGCACCTGAAGTATTTTCTAGAAATTTCGGAAAGGTGTCATCCAAATCAGATGTATATAGTTTTGGTATGTTATTGCTTGAAATGGTAGGATCAAGGAACAACACCGCGGTAAAAAACGACACTGAAACTTACTTTCCTGAATGGATTTATCATCATCTGGAGGAAGGTGGAGAAGTGGCAATCCaaatagaaaaagaagaagattcaAATATAGCAAAAAAGCTAACAATTGTGGGACTATGGTGCATAGGGTGGCATCCGGTGGACAGACCATCAATGAAACGTGTTATCAATATGCTAGAAAGTCAAGAATGTCCGGCAATGCCCCCTAATCCTTTCGGAACATCAAGCGTTAGGTCCTTTGCAACTGATCTCGAAGCCATTTCTGATTCTGAGTGA